CTGGTGGTGCTACGCTCGCGGAAGGAGGGAACATGCCCCATGTCATCGAGATTCGCCGAGGCCCGACCGTCGAGTACCCGCGCATCTGCCCTTACTGCGAGTCCCGGCCGACAGGCACGTCGATCGAGCACGAGTATAAGTCGCTGAAGGAGTGGGGACCCTTCGGACCGATATACGAATCCTCGTACTTCCGGCTGCCGGCTTGCACCTCGTGCGTCCAGCTTCTCCGGCGCATGAAGATCTCGAGCTGGGTTCTCGGCGTGGGACCCTTCGCTGCGGTGATCGTCGCTGCGATCTGGGCCCCAAACCTCGAATCTATCGCCTGGTGGTCGATGCTCGGGATCCCGCTCGGAATCGCCGTGTGGCTGTGGAGGGCAAGCCGCCGTCGGCGCTTCCGCGTCGGTAAGGTCTCCCAGGCGTTGTACTCCTACTGCTCCCACTCCGCCCGGTACGCCCGCGACTTCGCCGAGCTCAACGGCGGAACCAAGCCGCGGTGGCGCTGGCTCATTTTCCGTTGGCGATGAGAGCACCCTTCCGACGGATGTCTTCCAGGTTGCGATCCGGACCTCGCGACGGAGTTGTTGCCGGTGCGCCGGAACGCTCGCTCCCTTGCTCAGATAAGGGTTCTGGTCTCGAGCCTCAGGGTGCGCTGGAGCAATCCACCAGCTCCACGTCGTAGGTCACGGGATCCTTCGCGGGGCGGGTGACGGTGATTCGGTATTTGTCGCCGGCCGAGACGCGCGGTGGCTGCCAGACGATCGCGTCCGGGATCCGGTAGCCGACGTCGGGGATCCAGGACTCGACGGGGATTTCGCTGCCGTCCTTGGCAAGGCGCATGGAGACCTGCGCCCCTTCGATCCCATCGGCGGCCTGGAACGACCAGGGAACTCGCCCGAAGCCCTCGAGCATCGCGATCGGCGCGGGCCCGGCCGGCGGGAATGCGGTCCACGGGCGATCGGTCACGCCGGTTTCGTCGAAGACGCGGACGCAGGTCGCGTCGCCCGCGAAGCCGAGGCCGACCTTGCCGAGGAAGAAGCCGAGGAGCCAGCGGCGGTGCCCCACGCTGGAAACGCCGACGTCGGCCATCAACCCGTCGATCGCGGCGCCCGGCATTCGCCAGCCGATGGCAAGGTTGCTCGAAGACGCCCCATCTGCTGCAGCCTTCGTCCAGCACGCCCAGCTCGGCGGCGGGTCGTGGGAGAGCGCCTGATTGGCGTGCATCAGCACGGCGCAGGCCTGCTGCTGTACCCGCTGGGGCTTGTCTTCGGTCACGGGAGGAAGGCCGGAGAGCTCGCGGAACATGTTGATGCGCCGGAGCGTGTCGTCGAGACCGGATTCGCTGAAGACGCCTGGATCGCACTTGTCGGACCCCGCGGTCCACGGGGCCTTGTCGTTCTCGACGTGGCCGTCGCGCCAAATGCGGCAGACCTCCGCGGCGGTGCGGCCGTCCGGCGCGCCCTCGACGGTGTCGCCTGATCCACAGGACGCAAGGGGAAGAGTCACCAAAAGGAGCAGAGCCAAGAGTGGTCGCATCCCTACAGATTAC
The Vulgatibacter incomptus DNA segment above includes these coding regions:
- a CDS encoding CAP domain-containing protein; its protein translation is MALLLLVTLPLASCGSGDTVEGAPDGRTAAEVCRIWRDGHVENDKAPWTAGSDKCDPGVFSESGLDDTLRRINMFRELSGLPPVTEDKPQRVQQQACAVLMHANQALSHDPPPSWACWTKAAADGASSSNLAIGWRMPGAAIDGLMADVGVSSVGHRRWLLGFFLGKVGLGFAGDATCVRVFDETGVTDRPWTAFPPAGPAPIAMLEGFGRVPWSFQAADGIEGAQVSMRLAKDGSEIPVESWIPDVGYRIPDAIVWQPPRVSAGDKYRITVTRPAKDPVTYDVELVDCSSAP